GAAGACGTGCCCGAGGTGCGAGTCGGTCCCCCTGGCGCGCACTTCCGTCCGCACCATGAAGAAGGACCGGTCGGTCCTCGTCGTCACGGCGCCGAGCGGCTTTGCGAAGCTCGGCCAGCCGCAGCCGTGGTCGAACTTGTCGAGCGAGGAGAAGAGCGGTTCGCCGGAGATCCGGTCGACGTAGATGCCGGGGGCGAAATGGTCGTGGTATTCGTTGCGAAACGGCGGTTCGGTGCCGTTCTCGCGCATGACGCGGTATTGCAGCGGCGTCAGGACCTCCCTGAGCCGACGTTCGTCTTCCATGTCGATCACCCCTTCCATGATAGCACGGATCGAAACGGAATGCGGCCGTGACGCATCGGGGATGGACGCCCGGCCGTGTCGGCCGTCTTCAGGCTTGCGCGCCCTCGCGGCCGACGGCGTTGTAGATCTTCCGGAACGAGGCGCGCATCCGGATCGGGAACAGGAAGATCGCCGTGACCGAGACCAATGCGACCGAGGCGATGATCGTGCGGTAGCCGATGCCCGAGAATTCCGCGACCATTCCGACGGCGAGGCAGCCGACGATCGTGCCGACGTTCATGAGGAGGCCCTGCGCGGCGTTCAGCCGTCCGCGCATCGCGGCCGGCAGGTACGCCTGCGTCGCCGACATGCGGATGTTGAAGGAGGTGACCGCGAGCAGGCCGGAGAGGAAGTACATCCCGACCATCACGGGATAGGGCATGAAGAGGAAGCTCGCGCTGATCGCCTCGATCGCGAAGTAGACGGCGACGGCGATCGCCAGCCGCCGCTTCGGCGGATAGACGAAGGCGTAGTGGACGATCCCGCCGACGATCCGTCCGATCGAGCTCGCGGTGATGAGCCACGAGAAGTGCTGGAGCGTGAACGTCTCGTGGGTCATGAAGTACGGCATCAGAAGCAGGTCGGGTCCCGCCCACGCGATCGAGAAGAACATGAAGAGCAGCCCGATCCCGAGCAGCCCCCGGTCGGTCTTGTAGAAGCGGAATCCCTCGCGCGCGTCATGGATGAACTGGAAGCGTTCGACCGGCTTCTCGTTCAGCGTCTCGCGGATCCGCATCCGTGTCTCGAAAATCGCCGCGGTCAGGTACGTCGCGGCGTTGAACGCCATCAGGATCGCGATCCCGTGGACGTAGGTGTCGACCATGTAGGCCGCGATCGGCGTCATCACCGCGGCCGTGACCGGCCAGATCAGGCTCGAGATCGAATACGCCCGCGCGAACTGACCGTCCGGGATCGTATCCGGAAAGAGGCTCATGAAGGCGAGCTGGTAGACGGTATCGATGATTCCGAAGAAGGCCGCGAGGAGGGTGAAGACGACGACGTCGAAGAAACCGAGGAAGAGGATCAGGGCGACGAGGGTGAAGCAGGTCGCGGAGAGGAAGTCGAGGGAATAGATGATCTTCGCGCGCGAGTGGCGGTCGACGAACGGTCCCGCGAGGAACGACGTGAGCATGCGAGGGACGATGTTCGCGACCGTGAAGAGCGCGAGCGTGAGCGGCGACCCGGTCTTCTGGTAGACGAGGAAGCCGAAGCCGATGCCGGCGCAGGCGGCGCCGAGGGCGGAGATGAACGATCCGAGGGTGAGGATCGTGAAATTCCTGTTCCAGAGGCGCATCGTCCTCCCCCCTTCCTTCCGTACCGCTCTCCATTATACCGCGTTCTCCCGCGGAAACATCCCGGAACCAGGAAAAAACCGTCCGGAGACGGTTTGTCGTTCAGACGTCCGAAAGCGACATCTCGCGGTAGCCGAAGTTTTTCACCCGGCGGTGGAAGAGCGCGATCATGAAAAGCGCGATCAGGGCGGTGCCGGTGTTGGAGACGAACATCGCGTAGCCGAACGCCACCGGTCCGACGCCCAGCTTCAGGGCGACGAGGAGGGTCGGGATGCGGAGGAAGAACAGCCTGATCAGGTTCAGGATGAACGTGACCTTCGTGATCTTGAAGCCGAGGAAGAAGCCGGCGGTGATGACGATCACGGCGGAGGTCACGACCGAGAACCGCTCCCACGCGAAGATCGTCGAAACGAGCGGGACGAGGCTTGCGTCGCCGCCGGTGAAGAGAAGGGCGAAGTCCTCGAGGAAGAACGTGAGGACGAACACCCCGGCGAAGCCCAACAGGGCGGAGAGCGTCATCGCCACCCCCCACGTCGAGAAGGCACGGCGGAGCTTCCGCGCCCCGAGGTTCTGGCTCGTGATCGCGGTCGTCGGATCCTCGAACACGGATGCGAGCGATCCGGCGGCGCTGCCGGTCTTCATCGCGAGCGAGAAGGCCGCGAGCGCCGAGGTGCCGTAGGCGGTCCCGATCGCGTTCACGAAGACGCGGCCGAGGCTGAAGAGCATCTTCCCGCCGATGACCGGCAGGGCGACCCGGAAGATCGGGAGCGAATAGTCCTTCGCGTAGCGGACGTCGCGGGCGCGGACCGCGATCGAGTTGCCTCGGCGGAATAGGGCGACCGCGGCGAGGATCGAAAGCAGTCCCTGGGCGATCAGGGTCGCGACCGCGACGGCGGTCATCCCGAAGCCAAGGCCGAGGACGAACCAGGCGGACAGGGCCATCTTGACGAGCATCGCGACGACGTTGAGCGCGAGGATCATGGCGGTGTTGCCCTTGGCCCGCTCGACGCCCATGTAGACCGAGTTGAAGGCGAGGACGACGGTCGAGGCCATCTGCACGAGATAGTACCCGAGGCCGCTTGCGACGACCTCGTCGGGCGTGCTCAGGACCGCGAGCAGGGGCTTCCAGAAGACCATCACGACGATCGCGAAGACGGTGCTCGCGACGAGCGAAAGCCAGAGCATCGCGCCGGCGTGGCGGCGCGCCTCCTCGTACTCGCCGGCGCCGTAGTGGCGCGCGACGAAGACCGTGCCGGCGGCGGCGATGCCGATGCCGATCGCCGAGACGACGGCCTTGATGTCGTCGAAGATGAGGAGCGACGCGACCGCGTCGGAACCGATGCGTCCCGCGAGGATCGTGTCGAAGAAGGCGTAGAGGTAGTTGAAGACGGCGTAGACCGCGAGCGGGAAGGTGATCGTCGCGACCACGCCCCAGAGGTTGCCGCTCAGGATGAAGGATCGCCGTCGCTCTTCGCGCGGCGACAGGTTCGTCGAATCCATCGGGGCCTCCTTTCGATCGCGGGTCGGGGGGGGGGATCAGGCGGACGGATACCCGTCGTCGTCATCGTCCTCCGGTTCGACGCGCCGGCGGCGCGCGAAGTAGGGAACCTTCGGAATCAGCGCGACGGCCGCAAGCAGGCCGCAGCCGAAGCCGGCGAGATGGCCGATGACGCTGATGTTGGGGATCAGGAAGGTGATGGCGAAGTTGATCACGATCATCCGGCGGATCGCCGCGACCGACCCCGGCGTGTACCAGTGCGGGCGGACGAGGGTGATGTAGAACATCGCGGCCATGATGCCGTAGAGGGCGCCGCTCGCGCCGATCGTGAGGACGTAGGGTTTTCCGAAGAAGGCGATCACGAGGTTTCCGCCGATGCCGGCGAACAGATAGAGCGCGAGCTGGCGCGTCGGTCCGAGCGCGCGTTCCATCGCCGTGCCGAGATAGTAGAGCGCGACCATGTTCATCGCGAAGTGGAGGATGCCGCCGTGGAGAAACATCGCGGCGAGGACCCGGAGCCATTCGCCGCCGTCGGTGACGTAGGCGGGTACGAGGCCGCCGAGGCGGACGAGGTTCTCCGTCGAGAAACCGCCGAGCAGAAGCGTGGCGACGAACATCGCGACGTTCAGGACGATCAGGTCGGCGGTCACCGGCGTCTGCCGGAACAGGCGTTTCAGGAATTCGAAGATGCGTTCCATGTCATCCTCCTTTCGCGCGACCATCGCGCGACAAGAACATTATACTACGAAGCGAGCGCCGATGCACGCGCACGCTCCGGAACGCGTCCGGCCGCGCTCAGGCCAGCGGCAGGCGGAAGGGCAGCGCCGGGATCCCGTAGCCCGAGGCGAGGTTGGCGTCCTCGTTGCGGCTCCGGTATCCGTACGCCACGGCGGCGACCTGCGTCGTGTCGATCCCCTCGATGCGGATTTCGTCCTTGTCGAGGATCGTGCAGGCGACGTCCGTGCGGATGCCGTTCTTCAGGATCACCTCGACGGTCGCGACGGAAGCGGCGCTCCCGATCAGCCTGAGGCCGCGCGCGACGTGGTCGAACGCGATCGTGATCGTGGTCGCGTCGTACGCGATCGAGGCGACCGTCGGCGGCAGGAAGTCGACCGCGCCGTAGAAGAACGCGGTGTAGGCCTCCTTGCCGGCGCGTTCGCCGACGGGGATCTTCGCGACCGGATGGATCGGATCGGCCCAGGCGAACTGGCCGGCGGGAACGTTCCACGCGAGGCTCACGTCGTGGATCGGCACGAGCACCGTCGTCGCCGCGTAGCGGGGGTCCATGAGGACTTCCAACTGGGCCTGGCGGTGGTAGGCGAAGAAGACCTGCTTCGGGTTGGCGGCGGGTCCGAGGGTCGGATCGGCCCCGTCGTAGGGGGCGAGCTGGATCATCGCGAACGGCAACAACGTGCCGTCGCGGTTGAACCCGGCGCTCCAGGACTCGATCAACAGCGGGATCATCGCCAGGGAGGCGTCGTAGACGGGATCGCTCTCGCCCTGGTACCAGAGCACGCCGCCGATCGCGAATCCGAGAAGCGGCGCGATCTTCTGGTTGTAGAGCGCCGACGGCTGGTTGTAGTTGTCCCAGCCGAATTCGTTCCAATGCGCGCGCGAAAGCGTCCATCCGAGGTCGTCGATGCGATCGAGCGCGGCTTCCGAAGCCTGCATCGTCTCCCGCGGGAGCCACGAATGGAGATACGATCCGCCCTTGGCGGTGTTCAGGATCGCGACCGGCATGTCGAGGTGTTCCTCGCCGAGGAGCCGCTTCAGCTCGCGGGCGAAGGCGTAGCCGATCGCCGAGCAGTCGAGGACGCCCGCGGCGGAATCGGCGACGGTCCAGGCGCCGCCCGCGACGTCGGCCGCCGGCGAAGACGGATACGACCCGTCGTGGTCGCCGATGGCCTGATCGAAGATGCGGATGCGGGAATCGTCCGCGGCGTCCGCGAGCGCGACGCCGCCGTCCGCCTCCCGCACGGTCATGGCCATGTTCGACTGGCCGCCGGCGATCCAGACCTCGCCGACGAGGACGTCGACGATCCGGATCTCGCGGACGGTGTCGGAGACGGTGAGGACGTAGGCGTCGAACGATCCGGGGAGCGCCGCCAGTTCGAGCGCGAAGGTGCCGTCGGCGGCGACGATCGCCGCGGCCGTCTCGAAGACCGACGGATCCTGCGCAAGGACGAGCTTGGCGAGCGCGATCCCGCCCGGGGTTCCGGTCCCGAAGACGCGGATCGGCTTGTTCCGCTGGAAGACGAGATGGTCCGCGAAGATCGAGGGCAACGCGATCGGAACCGTCGGCGCGAGGTAGTCGTATTGCGAAAGGTCGAAGTCGAGGGCGATGTCGGACGTCTCGTCCGCGCGGGTCGTGCGGACCGTCGTCGACAGCGCCGTGGGAAGCGTCGTGGTCGTCGCGACCGGCGTCCCGATCGTCGTCGATGCCGTCGTCGTCCCGAGGGTCGTCCCGGGGACGCAGGCGGAAAGGGCCAGGACCAGGGCGGAAAGCGCAAATGCCAGCAGTCTTCTCATGATGTGCCTCCGTGCGCGCCGTCGGACGCGCCGCTTGTTCCATTATACCGCGAAAGCGGCGGTTGCGCGCCTCTGATTCGACGCGAAAGAAAGGACGGACCGGAGTCCGTCCGCATCACCGCGATGCGGCGTCGCGGTGCTGGAGGATGAAGGTGTCGACGGACCCGTCCTCGTGGAGGTCGACGATCCGGCCGCCCTTGGGAAGGACGGGGGCGCAGTAGTCGTAGTCGCCGGTGCAGCGGCCGAAGGCGTATTCCACGCCGTCGCGCTCGAAGGCGAAATCGTTCACGTGGTCGTGACCGTAGAAGACGGCCACGGTACGGCGGCGGACGAGCGCCTCCTCGAAGCCGAAATCGACCGGCGTGCAGGAGACGTTCTCGTTTCTCTCGCCGTGGAACCGCGTCGACCCCGGCTCATGGAACCGGCGGGCGGCGACGGGTGGAATGTGCTGGAAGACGACGCTTCCGACCGCGGTTCCGGCGGCTTCGAGGACGTCCTCGAACCATTTCACCTGATGAGGACGGACGCCGTCGTAACCCCAGGTCGGCTTCCCGTCGATCGCATAGGTCGCGTCGACGCGGGTGTCGAGCCCGAAGACGATCCAGCGCGACCCGACCTCGAGGTAGAAGTCGGTTTCGCCGCGCTCGCCGTCGACCGCGGCGACGCGAATGTTCTTCGCCCGCGCGGCGATG
This portion of the Candidatus Izemoplasmatales bacterium genome encodes:
- the msrB gene encoding peptide-methionine (R)-S-oxide reductase MsrB, with protein sequence MEDERRLREVLTPLQYRVMRENGTEPPFRNEYHDHFAPGIYVDRISGEPLFSSLDKFDHGCGWPSFAKPLGAVTTRTDRSFFMVRTEVRARGTDSHLGHVFDDGPEERGGRRYCINSAALRFVPEDRLEAEGYGAYRGLFGKKEGE
- a CDS encoding MFS transporter produces the protein MRLWNRNFTILTLGSFISALGAACAGIGFGFLVYQKTGSPLTLALFTVANIVPRMLTSFLAGPFVDRHSRAKIIYSLDFLSATCFTLVALILFLGFFDVVVFTLLAAFFGIIDTVYQLAFMSLFPDTIPDGQFARAYSISSLIWPVTAAVMTPIAAYMVDTYVHGIAILMAFNAATYLTAAIFETRMRIRETLNEKPVERFQFIHDAREGFRFYKTDRGLLGIGLLFMFFSIAWAGPDLLLMPYFMTHETFTLQHFSWLITASSIGRIVGGIVHYAFVYPPKRRLAIAVAVYFAIEAISASFLFMPYPVMVGMYFLSGLLAVTSFNIRMSATQAYLPAAMRGRLNAAQGLLMNVGTIVGCLAVGMVAEFSGIGYRTIIASVALVSVTAIFLFPIRMRASFRKIYNAVGREGAQA
- a CDS encoding rhomboid family intramembrane serine protease, producing the protein MERIFEFLKRLFRQTPVTADLIVLNVAMFVATLLLGGFSTENLVRLGGLVPAYVTDGGEWLRVLAAMFLHGGILHFAMNMVALYYLGTAMERALGPTRQLALYLFAGIGGNLVIAFFGKPYVLTIGASGALYGIMAAMFYITLVRPHWYTPGSVAAIRRMIVINFAITFLIPNISVIGHLAGFGCGLLAAVALIPKVPYFARRRRVEPEDDDDDGYPSA
- a CDS encoding metallophosphoesterase → MNVRPGFAGRLDPPVGRPFRILQLTDLHLMDVSGDEAVLARIGDLVAFAKPDLVFLTGDQAMSASSRVVYARLSDAMDALGVPWTFVFGNHDAEHGVSRKALFDIAARAKNIRVAAVDGERGETDFYLEVGSRWIVFGLDTRVDATYAIDGKPTWGYDGVRPHQVKWFEDVLEAAGTAVGSVVFQHIPPVAARRFHEPGSTRFHGERNENVSCTPVDFGFEEALVRRRTVAVFYGHDHVNDFAFERDGVEYAFGRCTGDYDYCAPVLPKGGRIVDLHEDGSVDTFILQHRDAASR
- a CDS encoding MATE family efflux transporter, producing the protein MDSTNLSPREERRRSFILSGNLWGVVATITFPLAVYAVFNYLYAFFDTILAGRIGSDAVASLLIFDDIKAVVSAIGIGIAAAGTVFVARHYGAGEYEEARRHAGAMLWLSLVASTVFAIVVMVFWKPLLAVLSTPDEVVASGLGYYLVQMASTVVLAFNSVYMGVERAKGNTAMILALNVVAMLVKMALSAWFVLGLGFGMTAVAVATLIAQGLLSILAAVALFRRGNSIAVRARDVRYAKDYSLPIFRVALPVIGGKMLFSLGRVFVNAIGTAYGTSALAAFSLAMKTGSAAGSLASVFEDPTTAITSQNLGARKLRRAFSTWGVAMTLSALLGFAGVFVLTFFLEDFALLFTGGDASLVPLVSTIFAWERFSVVTSAVIVITAGFFLGFKITKVTFILNLIRLFFLRIPTLLVALKLGVGPVAFGYAMFVSNTGTALIALFMIALFHRRVKNFGYREMSLSDV
- a CDS encoding sialate O-acetylesterase, coding for MRRLLAFALSALVLALSACVPGTTLGTTTASTTIGTPVATTTTLPTALSTTVRTTRADETSDIALDFDLSQYDYLAPTVPIALPSIFADHLVFQRNKPIRVFGTGTPGGIALAKLVLAQDPSVFETAAAIVAADGTFALELAALPGSFDAYVLTVSDTVREIRIVDVLVGEVWIAGGQSNMAMTVREADGGVALADAADDSRIRIFDQAIGDHDGSYPSSPAADVAGGAWTVADSAAGVLDCSAIGYAFARELKRLLGEEHLDMPVAILNTAKGGSYLHSWLPRETMQASEAALDRIDDLGWTLSRAHWNEFGWDNYNQPSALYNQKIAPLLGFAIGGVLWYQGESDPVYDASLAMIPLLIESWSAGFNRDGTLLPFAMIQLAPYDGADPTLGPAANPKQVFFAYHRQAQLEVLMDPRYAATTVLVPIHDVSLAWNVPAGQFAWADPIHPVAKIPVGERAGKEAYTAFFYGAVDFLPPTVASIAYDATTITIAFDHVARGLRLIGSAASVATVEVILKNGIRTDVACTILDKDEIRIEGIDTTQVAAVAYGYRSRNEDANLASGYGIPALPFRLPLA